The window GACCACTGTCTTCACGCCAAAAGGCCTCGACGCATCTGAGACGACCATCATCATGAAGGGGCAGCCGTGAACGAAGATCCTGTCCACACTCTTGCCCTCTGAAAGATACCTTGATATGAACTCGTTCGCCCAGCCGGGCTCGCTGCAGCTCCCATCGCCCAGAACAATATGCAGCTCGTCGCTCATACCCCTTAGAATCTCCTCCCAGAAGATGAAGCTCCTCCCGCGCCCCTCCACCACGGTCACAACATGGTTACCTCTTTCCTTCAGGGCTTTGATAAGGGGAATGGTCGGCCCTATCCCGAAGCATCCGCATGCGCATACCACCCTGCCGAAGTGAGAGATCTCAGTCGGCTCGCCCAGGGGGCCTGCCAGATTGAGCACGTGCTCATCCACCTTCAGGGATGCGAGCTTCATCGTGCTCGTGCCGAGAACATAAAATACAACATCAACTGTGCCATTTTCCGGATCCCACCCGGCCAGGCTGAGTGGCAGCCTCTCGCCCCTCTCATCCACCCTGATTATGAGAAACTGCCCCGGACGGGCAGCCTCGGCGATCCGCGGCGCCTCGAAGCGCATGTGGATTATGTTGGGCGCAAGAACCTCCTTCTCACATATTCTGTACATGCTGCGACCCCTGGATCTTTTTTATGCGAACCGCGCAGAACTTGAGCTCAGGTATCTTTGCCACAGGGTCTAGGAACCTGGATGTTAATACATTTGTTGGGGTCTCAGAGAAGTGGAACGTCATGAATACCGTCCCTCTTGGAGACCTTTCTGTGAGCCTGGCCCTCGCCATGACAGATCCACGCCTGGATGTGATCTCCACAAGATCTCCATCTTTCAATCCCATCTTCGCTCCATCCTCCGGGTTCATCTCGACGACCTCCTCGCCGCGAAGGTACTCCAGATCGTGGACCCTTCTGGTCATAGTGCCTGTGTGGTAGTGATAGAGGATCCTCCCTGTGAGGAGGACCATCGGATACTCGCTGTCCGGGAGTTCCTCGGGAGGCCTGTATCTGAGGACTCTGAATCTGCCCCTGCCGTTTGCAAAGCCATCCCTGTGGAGATACGGTGTACCGGGGTGATCTGGATCCGTACACGGCCACTGTATTCCTCTGCTCTCAAGCCTCTCATGGGATATGCCTCCGTATATCCTCGCTACCCTGGAGATCTCGCGCATTATATCCGCTGTGGAGCTGAACGAGAATCCCTTTCTGTACCCCATTCTGAGCGCAAGCTCCTGGATAATCCACCAGTCAGGCCTCGCATCCCCTGGCGGATCCAGGATCCTGCGAACCATCTGGACCCTTCGCTCTGTGGATGTGAACGTCCCGTCCTTCTCCAGTGAGCATGCAGCCGGAAGAACGACATCCGCGAGCTGTGCTGTCTCCGTCAGGAATATGTCCTGCACTACAAGAAAATCCAGACCCTTCAGCGCCTCGATGACGTGCCCTGCGTCCGGCTCGCTGAGCACCGGGTTCTCTCCCATGATGTACATCGCTTTTATTCTGCCGCTTCTCGCCGCATCGAACATCTCAACGAGTGTCAGACCAGGGCGCTCAGGTATCCTCATACCCCAGATGCCCTCGATCATGGCCCTGGCCTCGGCGCTCATCACATTCTGATATCCGGGCAGCATTTTTGGAAGCGCCCCCATATCGCATGCGCCCTGGACATTGTTCTGCCCCCGGAGCGGGTTTATCCCACCTCCGGGCACGCCTATGTTTCCTGTCATCATCGCCAGATTCGCGAGTGCGAGGACGTTATCCGTTCCGCAGACGTGCTGCGTGATGCCCATCGAATATACAATAGATGATGGTTTGCTGCTTGCGTATAGCAGCGCAGCCTCTCTGATGAGCGATTCATCGACGCCTGTGATTCTTGATACTACATCCATCTGAAGCTCATCGAGTGATCTGGAGAAATCCTCAAAGCCCTCGGTGCGCTCCCTGATGAATCTCATGTCCGCAAGCCCGGCATCCTTTATCGATTTGCACATCCCCAGAATTAGAGGCAGATCCGTTCCCGGACGGTTGCGAAGCCAGATGTCTGCGATATCGCACAGCTCGATCCGGCGCGGGTTGACCACGATGATCCTGGCACCCCTCCGCTTCGCCTCCTTTATCCTGAGGCCTATCACCGGATGCTGCTCTGTGGTGTTCGATCCTATAACAAATATGCATCCAGCTCTCCTGATATCATCTATGGAGTTGGTCATCGCTCCGCTGCCTATCGCAGCTGATAGCCCTGAGATCGTCGAGGCGTGGCAGAGCCTTGCGCAATTGTCTATGTTGTTCGTGCCCATTACGACCCTTGCAAACTTCTGAGCCAAATACACCTCCTCGTTGGTGCACTTCGCTGATGCAACCATCCCGAACTCATCGCCTCTGAAGGATCTGAGGCGCTCTGCGATCAGATCCAGCGCCTCATCCCAGGTGGCGCTCACGAGCACGCTGTTTTTCCTGATCATCGGGGTTCTGAGACGGTCCGGGCTCTCTGCGAACTCCAGCCCGAACCTGCCCTTCACGCAGAGCTGACCCTCATTTGCTCCGTCCCTGTGTCCCCTGACCCTCACGATGTGGTTGTTTCTCGCACCGACCTCCATCTGGCATCCGACACCACAGAACGGACAGGTCGTCACCGCGCTCCTCTCAGCACGCTCCCACTTCTCAATTCTCGCGTGGAGAGCGCCAGTCGGGCAGGCATCGACACATGCCCCGCAGAACTTGCAGTTGCTCTCGATCAGCGACTCAGGGCCGATCCGGCTGCCTCTGTGATAGTCCGCGATCATGCGCAGAACACCCTCGCCCCTGAGCTCGGAGCATATCCTGGCGCATCTGCCGCACATTATGCAGAGATTGTAATCCCGGTCGAAGAAGGGCTCCCTGAGCACTGGCAATCCCTTGTATGAGACAGGGTATCTGATTCTCTCAAGACCGAGATGCTCTGCAGCCCTCTGGATCTCGCACTCCCCGTCCTTCGGGCAGTACTTGCATCCCACGGTGGCGGGAAACTTGCGCATGCACTCCTTGAGCTCAGAGCATTCACGTTTGCGCTCGCAGATCAGGCAGCTCACAGGGTGACTGGTGATCGCAAGCAGGAGCTCCAGCGTGTTCCTCCTCATCTCCCGTATCTTAGAGGTATCGGTGCGGACTACCATCCCGTTCTCCGCACACGTTGTGCAGGACGTCGGATATGTCTCCCATCCCGCGATCTCGACTATGCAGAGCTTGCAGATGCCTATCGGCTTCAGATCCGGGTGATCGCAGAGCGCCGGGATGTAGATTCCGGCCTTCCGTGCTGCATTCAGGATCGTTGTCCCTCTGGGGACCCTCACCTCAATACCGTCGATCGTAAGGCATATCTCGTCCATGTCAATACCGCTCGCGAGATCAATCGCCGCGGGTTTGGGCTGATTGTATTAGAATATTGCCGGTGAGCTGCTACGAAGAGACGGC of the Methanothrix sp. genome contains:
- a CDS encoding sulfide/dihydroorotate dehydrogenase-like FAD/NAD-binding protein, which encodes MYRICEKEVLAPNIIHMRFEAPRIAEAARPGQFLIIRVDERGERLPLSLAGWDPENGTVDVVFYVLGTSTMKLASLKVDEHVLNLAGPLGEPTEISHFGRVVCACGCFGIGPTIPLIKALKERGNHVVTVVEGRGRSFIFWEEILRGMSDELHIVLGDGSCSEPGWANEFISRYLSEGKSVDRIFVHGCPFMMMVVSDASRPFGVKTVVSLTPLMVDGTGMCGACRVEVGGETRFACVDGPDFDGHLVNWRMLTNRMRQMVDEEDLSQRLWERRNWHRLVQIQTNGNTNGRCYR
- the fdhF gene encoding formate dehydrogenase subunit alpha; the encoded protein is MDEICLTIDGIEVRVPRGTTILNAARKAGIYIPALCDHPDLKPIGICKLCIVEIAGWETYPTSCTTCAENGMVVRTDTSKIREMRRNTLELLLAITSHPVSCLICERKRECSELKECMRKFPATVGCKYCPKDGECEIQRAAEHLGLERIRYPVSYKGLPVLREPFFDRDYNLCIMCGRCARICSELRGEGVLRMIADYHRGSRIGPESLIESNCKFCGACVDACPTGALHARIEKWERAERSAVTTCPFCGVGCQMEVGARNNHIVRVRGHRDGANEGQLCVKGRFGLEFAESPDRLRTPMIRKNSVLVSATWDEALDLIAERLRSFRGDEFGMVASAKCTNEEVYLAQKFARVVMGTNNIDNCARLCHASTISGLSAAIGSGAMTNSIDDIRRAGCIFVIGSNTTEQHPVIGLRIKEAKRRGARIIVVNPRRIELCDIADIWLRNRPGTDLPLILGMCKSIKDAGLADMRFIRERTEGFEDFSRSLDELQMDVVSRITGVDESLIREAALLYASSKPSSIVYSMGITQHVCGTDNVLALANLAMMTGNIGVPGGGINPLRGQNNVQGACDMGALPKMLPGYQNVMSAEARAMIEGIWGMRIPERPGLTLVEMFDAARSGRIKAMYIMGENPVLSEPDAGHVIEALKGLDFLVVQDIFLTETAQLADVVLPAACSLEKDGTFTSTERRVQMVRRILDPPGDARPDWWIIQELALRMGYRKGFSFSSTADIMREISRVARIYGGISHERLESRGIQWPCTDPDHPGTPYLHRDGFANGRGRFRVLRYRPPEELPDSEYPMVLLTGRILYHYHTGTMTRRVHDLEYLRGEEVVEMNPEDGAKMGLKDGDLVEITSRRGSVMARARLTERSPRGTVFMTFHFSETPTNVLTSRFLDPVAKIPELKFCAVRIKKIQGSQHVQNM